One Acidimicrobiales bacterium genomic window, CGAGGCGCCCTGGTCGTTCGTTGCCGTCACCGTGCAGGTGTAGTCGGTGTCACCGGGGGTGAGCCCGGTCACGTCGATCGGGGAGGACGAGCCGGTGTTGGTGTTCTCGACGCCGCCGTCACCGGAGGCGCAGTCGGCGGTGTAGCCCGTGATCGCGCTCCCACCGTTGTCGGGCGCGGTGAACGCAACCGAGATGTCGGCGTTGGCGCCGCCCGTCGCTGTCGGCTGGGAGGGTTGGGCCGGCACGTTGGCGACCTCGATCGAACTGGACGCGTTGGACGCCGGGCTGTCACCCACGCTGTTGGTGGCGACGACCGTGCAGGTGTAGATGTCCTCGTTGGTCACCCCGCTCACGACGATGGGCGAACTGGCACCGGTGTTGATGCCCTCCGCGCCACCGTCGCTCGACACGCAGTCGACGGTGTACCCGGTGATGGCACTGCCGCCGTCGTAGGGCGACACGAACGACGCCGAGATCGTCCCCAGCACGGTGGTCAGTGTCGGCGGCGTCGGCGGCGTCGGCGCGCTCGGGGCGGCATAGGCCGACCCGGCCAACCCGCCGACACCGAGCGTCACCGCCGTCAGGGCGATGGCGGACCGAGCGACATGGCGGCGCAACGTCGACCGCACGGCAACCCGGTTCCGGGGGACACGCGTCTCGTGATTCGGCATTGCGATAAGAAATCATGGAACCGCGCGCCGATGGTGGATCCCGTCCGAGGGATTCCTGGCCAGAGGGGGTGCCCGCCCTCGGTGCCTCCGGTCGCTCTCGGGACCGGGGACGCCGTCGTCCGTGACGACCCCACGGGCCATGGCCGGCGACGCCGTGCCCGCCGCGGGCCGGCCGCACAACGAGTCGTCCCGCCCGCGCGACGAAGGGCGACACCGCGCTTCCCGACACCTTGACCCTGGCCGGCGGGCGCACCGACATTCTGCGGATGTCGACCTCCGCAGTGCCCGAGCGGCAGCAGGACTAACCGTCAACTTCAGGTTGAGCCTTCGGCTGAAGCCGCAGGTGGGAGCGGTTGGCCGGCACCCGTCCCCCGACCTGCTCCAATGGGGGGGTGATCACCGGCCGCGCTGTCACCGTGGAGATCGGGGGCAGGACCCTGCTGCGCGACGCGTCGTTCGTCGTGGGCCCGGACGACAAGGTGGGCCTCGTCGGCCGGAACGGGACGGGCAAGTCGTCGCTCGTGTCGGTTGTCTGCGGGGCGGTCCCGCCGCACCTGCGCACGCGGGGCGACGTCTCCGTGCAGGGCACGATCGGGTTCCTGCCCCAGGTCCCCGCCCCTGGTGGCCTCGGACGCGAGCCCACCGGCTTCTCCCATGTGCTCTCCGCCCGCGGCCTCGACGTGCTCGACGAGGAGCTCCACCAGGCGCGCGCCGACGTGACCGCGAACCCCACCGAGCAGTCCATCGCGTGGTTCTCCGACCTCGAGGAGCGGTACCGCACGGCCGGTGGGTACAGCCTCGAGAAGGACGTCGCCCGCCTGGCGGACGGTCTCGGCCTCCCCCAGGACGCGCTCTTCGCCGACATCGACACGCTGTCCGGCGGGCAGCGCCGGCGCGTCGACCTCATCCGGGTGCTCTTCGGTCAGCCCGACACCCTCGTGCTCGACGAACCCACCAACCACCTCGACCTCTCGGCCAAGCGGTGGCTCATGGCCGAGCTGGAGCGCTTCCCGGGCGCGCTCCTCGTCATCAGCCACGACCTCCCCCTGCTGGACCGGGTCATCACCAAGGTCCTGAGCCTGGCCGAGGGCGGCCTGCGGGAGTTCCCCGGCAACTACACGGCCTTCCGCGCTCAGCTCTCCGTCGACATCGAGCTGCGGGAGAAGCGCCGGGCCCTGGAGGACCGCCAGATTCGCAGGCTCAGCACGCTCGCCGACTCGATGCGGGCCAGCACCGAGGACCGCGCCCGCAAGGC contains:
- a CDS encoding ABC-F family ATP-binding cassette domain-containing protein, with protein sequence MITGRAVTVEIGGRTLLRDASFVVGPDDKVGLVGRNGTGKSSLVSVVCGAVPPHLRTRGDVSVQGTIGFLPQVPAPGGLGREPTGFSHVLSARGLDVLDEELHQARADVTANPTEQSIAWFSDLEERYRTAGGYSLEKDVARLADGLGLPQDALFADIDTLSGGQRRRVDLIRVLFGQPDTLVLDEPTNHLDLSAKRWLMAELERFPGALLVISHDLPLLDRVITKVLSLAEGGLREFPGNYTAFRAQLSVDIELREKRRALEDRQIRRLSTLADSMRASTEDRARKAKVLDRRVEKMKDNRTQLVKRDRKVSFRLPVPSRSGAVPLTVRGVRVSYGAKKVLLDVDFVVGRGDRVVVIGRNGAGKSSLLRCLAGVQRPTDGGVETGHNVVLGYFAQEHEQLDPSVPAMGHIDDSVLRTVSERRALLGSFGLTGGTAEQLPPSLSGGERAKLSLAMLSAGRANLLVLDEPTNNLDPASVEAVGGMLSVWPGTVVAVSHDRLFVDALRPTHALHLPEERYELWREEYLDHVELR